In Candidatus Limnocylindrales bacterium, the sequence CGCCCCATGATAGGCATAGGCATAGCGATATTTATGGGTAAACTCCGGGCGGTGCGCGTAATCTTCCGAGTAAATATCCCAAACTTCATAAGGATCTTGCAGGTGAGGAAGAACCTCTTCAAATAACTCCTTGTAGGAAGGTTGATGGAGGGGATGAAAAACCCAGGGACACGGATGTGCCAGAATCAAGATACCTCCTTCTCGAACGATCGGTTTATTATGATAAAGCCCAAAGCTATAAGATAAACCTAAATTTCTGACTAAAATGGGGTTAATGGTCGAAAGTTTGGAGTAGTGATCCATCTGATTAGAGAGACCGTAAACTACAACATCGCTTTGGCCTTGAACCGATATAACCTGCTGTTTATCCACTATTTTTAGGGTCTCCTCATGGGTTTTCACAGGATGGCCGGCAAACACGGCTATCAATTCCGAGGGCCTGGCAGTATTAAGTACAGACTCTAGAGTCAGAATCCGTCTTCCTCTTCTGTCCAGCTCCGCATCTACCAGTTTTCCCATCTCCCCTAAAAGCTTCTGGAAAGAAGAACGTTTATGATCCATTACCGACTTACCTGAGGCTCCGGGAAAAGGACGGTGATGGTGGCGAATACTTCGAAAGGAGCTCAGACCCACTACAATAGATTTCCAGCCTCCATTCATAGCCGAATTGGTTATATTTACATAAATAAAAAGATCAGATTCGATGACGGCTCGATTCACTTCCACCTCAAAACCTCGATCGGTTTCACCTAAATAGAGTAAACTTCCCGGATCTTCTGCATCGTGACAGTATAAATGGCTGGGTCCAAAGGCCTGAACAATCTTAGTTCCCAGAATTGTAGCCAATTCCTTCCGTGTCCATTTTCGATGAAGAGCATTGGCACAAATAAGCCGAATATTGTGTTTAGAAACACCTAATTTCTCCAACTCTTCCAGTAGAATCGTGATGGCCATTTCACGGAAATCAGGGGGCTTCATGGGAATCATGGGCATACAGGGGTCATCAAAGGCGATGGTAACCTTAGATCGAGGCCCTACACTCTTGGATAGAGGTTCATGATCGATGGGGGAGGCCAGAGCCTCTCGGATAGCCTGCTCGGGATTCTCCAACGGCGGCAATGGTTCCGGAGGTTGTAAAATTCGGGTACGTTCTGGAAATTCGGCCTCTATCGTGGTATCTCCAAAGGAGACTTCTTTAAGAATTGTACGGGGCATAAAAAACTCCTTTAGTAATTAAATTTGATCTCAAGAAAATTAAGATAGGCTTCCCATGATAAGTAGAGAAACTTTATCCTTTTGTCAAGGATATTAAAAGTGCTCTGTTATTTTAAAATCACTTTCCTCCCCAGATCTCTGTCGAAGAATTTTACAACAGTTCTTTTTTTAAATACTTTTTTAAGTCATGGTTTTTTTAGTGTTTCTCAATCCAACCTATGGGTCCAAGACCGGAATCACTTTCCTATCGTCAAAATTTTTTACGAAATAACTGCCACCCCCCCCTTCATCTTCAGTAACCCTTTAAAGTGTTAAAACCGGTTTCCTACAGATAAGACGGGGTACCAGGAGGTAAATATCTTCCCTGGTATCTTTTTTGCTGGATGTGAGAGATATCATGTGGGAATGGACTCTGTGAGGAGCAGTTCTTAATAGTTACATAACCGGCAGATAGCAGAAACACTCATGGGAAGGAGGAAGTACGATGAGAAAAGTAAATCTTAAAAAGATTGGGATTCTTGCATTATTATGGACGATTTATCTCGGTTTATTTATCGAAAATAGTTGGGCATTAAGTTGGACTTATAGTTATGATCCTTATAACGATGCAACGGGAGGAAATACCTGGGAAGTGTACCGGATAGGATATGCCTTTGATGACCAATGGTTGTATTTCAATATGTGGACTGGTTATCCAACCCCTGCAGGTTACCCAAATTCGCAGCCAACGCCAACGGGTCTTGTAACCTACGGGAATACCACCCTGGAACCCGGTGATTTGTATATTAACGTTAATGGGCAGCATAATACCTCTACGGGAACGGTATATGGACTGGGGCTCACCAATCATAGTGGGGATATGACCAATGACCCAAACGATGATATTTATCTCTGGTTACCTGTTCAACAAGGTCATCTATATAGTAATGCAATTTTTGCCACCGGAACTTATGAAGCTTATCCAAATGCAGGTATCACCGGTACGCCGTACGATGGAGGGCTTGATCCTTTTGGGCATGGGAACAATTATCCTACTTTTATTGCTGGCTATGGAACCGACCTTGGCTCACAGACCCAGAATGGAGTCACCTGGATTCCCTTGGGTACTCGAGATGTAGATTCTTCGGTCAATACAGTTAATAGAACGGTATATGAAGTTAATACCGCTATTAGTTTGGCCAGTTTGGGATTACAAGGCGGTGGATCATTTGAATTCTGGTGGGCACCGGAATGTGGAAATGATGCAGCCCTGATAGCAGGCCAAATCCCAACCCCCGAACCAGCCACCCTGGGCTTATTGACGATCGGCCTTATCGGACTTGGAAGATATGCCGTCCGTCATAAACAGGCCTGATAACTCTTTACCTTCTCCCTTCCTGGGGAGCAGATAAGAAAAGTCTGCTCCCCATTTTATTTGGATCCCCTGGTAAAAGATAGAAAGTTCAAGATTTTCTCCCTTGACAAACTTTGAAAAGCCCATTACTGATGAACATACAGGCAAAAAAACCATGGAGTAGGAAAGATAAAACTTAGTATCTCGGGAGGTAACACGTTATGGATCTTCGCTCTCTTCAAAAACCGCTTAAGGAAAAATATCGCAATGACCCTACTGCCTCGCGAATAACCCTTCGGGCTCAGGGCAGCCAGACCATCACCCCTATTACTTGCTCGGTAGATATCGGAAGAGCTATTTATCAAGCTGAGGCCCACAGCGGAGTTGGAGGCCCCGGTACGGGAGCTTGTTCTGGAGACCTCCTGCTGGGAGCGTTGGCAGCCTGCGCACAGATTACCTGTCAGATGGTTGCTACAGCCATGAGAATACCAACCCGGTGTATCCAGGTTACCGTAGAAGGAGACCTGGATCTTCGGGGTACCTTGGGCATCGCACAGGATGTTCCTGTGGGCTTTGAAAGTATTCGGGTTCGGTTTGATATCGATGCGCCGGAAGCAACGCCAGAGCAACTGAGTAAGTTGCAAGAGAAAACAGAACAATACTGCGTGGTTATGCAAACTTTAACCCGGCCACCAAAGATACAAACGGATTGGATCCCATTGAGATAAGCTTTTTCTGTCCCTATTTTAGTAGAAAAGGAGTCTTACTATGGAAATCAAACCGATCAAAAATGTTTGCATCATAGGCGCGGGATTCATGGGAACACAAATCGGACTTCAATGTGCCATCTACGGTTATCCTGTCTGGTTTGTAGACACTTCTCAGGCAGCCCTTGAACAAGCTTCCCGAAACCATATCCAGGAACTGGAAAACCGGATTGAAAATCAACAGCTTACCCCGGATGAAAAAATGACCATCCTTCGTCGAATCCATTTTACAACCCATATCCAGGAAGGGACTTCCGATGCAGATTTGGTTATCGAAGCAGTCCCAGAACGTTTAGAGATCAAACGGGAAGTATTCAGGCAGCTAGATGAGATCTGCCCCAGCCATACTATTTTAGCAACGAACAGTTCATCTATCCGTATCTCTCTTATCGAAGAGGTTACCCATCGGCAAGATCGCGTACTCAATGCCCATTTCTACCCCCCGGTATGGCAACGTTCAATGGTAGAATTGATGCGGGGTACCTCTACCTCCGATGAGACCATCGAACGGGTACGCCGGTTTGCCTATACTATTCACGTAACGCCCCTTTTGGTCCTCAAAGAGAGTACCGGCTTTCTTTTCAATCGGGTCTGGCGTGCCATTAAAAAAGAAGTTCTGCACCTGGTTGATGAAGGAGTTGCCTCCTATGAAGATGTCGATCGTGCCTGGAGAATCTTTTGGGGAACCCCGCTGGGTCCCTTTGGGATGATGGATATTGTGGGACTTGATGTGGTTCGAGATATCGAAAACATTTACTACAAAGAATCCGGTGATCCTTCCGATGCCCCTCCTAAACTCCTGTTGGACAAAATCGAAAAAGGTGAGTTAGGCGTTAAAACGGGGCGGGGTTTCTATACGTATCCCAACCCGGCCTACCAGGACCCCGCCTGGTTGAAAAACCCGAAAAAACAGCCTGATATCTGACCTTTCCTTTTACATAAATATCTGAAGACCGGAGCGTGAGTATCCCCGTCATACCTGCAAGCCAGACGCTTGTGTTCCGGGAATGCAGACTTGCTTCAGGTTATTACCCATTTGAAATTAGCCCTAAGCTAGGCCCCCCTCGTGCTGAGTCCTTCCCTCAAGCTAAACCCCGTTATGAAGCAATCTGTGCTGGAAGGAATTACCTTGTTTCCCTTGCAATAATATATTTGTTGTAATCCATCTACCCTAAAAAAGAGGTTGTAGAATAAACAGGCGACCTCCGGGTCGCCTTTAAACTTTTTAAGAATGGCTTTTTTACGACATCCTGCTTAAGGGAAAGGCAGATGGAAAGGAAAGTTGAACAAAAATTAAACAATCCTAAAAGGACTTTAATGAGATAGGAGGGCAAAAAAGGCCGTTCTGATCGGGCTGATCCCGGAGTTCTCTCTTAAGCGGAAGGTGGTACGGTCTTTGCTCTCTGAACCTCTACGAGTTCAAAAAATACCCTAGATCAGCATGCGGTGTGAAAAGGATGACAACATTTCTCCCTCAGGAGCGCGGGTATCTTGCCCCCTCACCTTCTCATTTCCTCTCTCCTGAAGCCTCAGAAGAGGAGAGAGCAGGGGCTTCCTGGGGTATACTATAAGTTAACATATAAGCTTATCTAACCCCCTCCAACTCCTCTTCCCTATGAGGGAAGGGGAGAGTGGGGGCCTAGACAATCCTCGAGTTCTCCCTTCCCGACATGGGAAAAGGGTTAGGGAATTAGATGAGAGAAAACCCGCCTCAGAAGGGGAGAGTAGGGATAGGAGTGAGACTCCGTTATACTCCCTGGAGTTGACTTTTAACAGGGTAGCCTCATAGGGGAGATTTACCGATCCGGTTATCCTTCAACAGGGAAATGGCATCGGGTATTAAGTTTTAGGAATCCTGACATATTCTAGATATGGGGCAGGGTCTTATCGTATTTCGATGGGCGAGTCGGATGTATAACAACCCTTGCAACAAAGAAGGCAGCATAGAAAATGAAAGGAGCCGTATCCATGAGAATTGGGAAGAAGCAGTATGGAATCTTGGTGGTTTTACTTCTCTTAATTCCTTTTCCGGCTCTGGCCGGTCCCCCTTTGAAAATCGGGGTAAGCGACTGGCCGGGCTGGGTTGCCTGGTATGTAGCTCAGGAAAAGGGATTCTTTAAAAAATATGGAGTGGACGTCGAGTTGGTCTGGTTTCCTGTCTACAGCGACTCCATCTCTGCACTTTCAGCAGCCAAGTTAGACGCTAATTCCCAAACATGGAACGATACCATGGCTCCTATTGCCCAGGGGGTTGACCTTAAGATCATTCTGGTTAATGATAATTCGGCCGGAAATGATGCTGTTGTGGCCAGGCCCACGATTGGAAGTTTGAAGGAGTTAAAGGGAAAGACCGTTGCACTGGAGCAGTTTACCGTGAGCCATTTGTTACTGTTATATGCGCTCTCTCAAAATGGGATAAACCCCAACGGGGTTCATCTGGTGAATATGACGGTGGGAGATGCGGCTGCAGCCTTCCTGGCCGGGAAGGTAGATGCGGCAACCCTTTGGAATCCCTGGATTATTAAGGTTCAACAGTCAGGAAAGGGGAAAGTTCTATTTACTTCCCAGGAGGCTCCGGGTCTGATTCCCGATTGTCTGGTCGTGCGAACTTCTGTGTTGAAGGAACGGCGGGAAGATTTCATCAAAGTCGTTCGAGCCTGGGGGGATACAGTGGATTTTATTAACCAGGATCCTGCCAAAGCATCAGAGATCATGGCCCCAAAGGTGGATATGAAGCCAGGGGATTATACCCCCTTTCTTAAAGGAACTCGATTCTTCAATCTTCAGGACAACTTGGAGGCCTTCACGGTTTCCTCTTCCATGAAGTCGCTTTATACGAGTGGGGCGTTCATTCAGGATTTCCTTTTAAAGCATAAACTTCTACCCAAGCCCTTTGAAATCCAACAGGCCCTGGATGACTCCCTTATAAAGGAGGTTACCCAAAAGTGAGGATATCCTTAGCTTTCCGAGAGGAGCTTCCCCAGAGGTCTTTTACCGTTATTGCAGGGAGTGTTTTTTTCCTTCTCTTTGCTTTGTGGTGTGGACTTTCCTATGGAAAATGGGTTTCAGAAGTCTTTCTCCCGACCCCCACAGCAGTACTTCGAGCCCTCATCGAGCTTGCTCGCGAGCAGGTCCTTCTTCAAGACATAGGGATCAGTAATTTCCGCATTCTGGTTGGATTTCTACTCGCCGTCGTTATTTCCATTCCTTTGGGAATGTTGGTAGGGAATCTGAAGGTCTTTGAAGCGGCCCTGGAGCCTTTGATCGGCTTTATCAGGTATATGCCGGTTCCGGCTTTCATCCCTTTGATCATGCTCTACGTGGGGATTGGAGAAGAGGCCAAGGTTCTGGTGATCTTCATCGGGGTTGTGGTCCAGATGATCATCATGGTGGCGGATGTGACCAAACAGGTCTCTGCAGATCTCCTCAAAGCAGCTCTCAGCCTGGGAGCGAAACCGGATGAAATTTTTATGAAGGTAATCTGGAAGGCCTCACTTCCTGGAATATTCGATGTCTTGCGGGTGAACCTGGGTTGGGCCTGGACCTATCTGGTGGTTGCAGAGCTGGTGGCGGCCAATGAGGGTTTAGGATTCAGGATCCTCAAAGCCCAGCGGTTTTTAAAGACGGATATTATCTTTCTGTACATTTTCGTTATTGGTCTATTAGGCGTTATCTTTGATATTCTCTTTAAAATGCTCCACAAAAGGCTCTTTCCTTGGGCCCAGGAAAGGCTAAGAGGATAATGGGAGAAGAAATTCTTAAAATTGACAAGGTTACCAAGGTCTTTCGCGCTCATGTGGGAGAAATCGTTGCGCTGGAGGAAGTAAGCTTTTCTGTCCTGGAAGGTGAGTTTGTTTGTCTGGTAGGACCCTCAGGGTGTGGAAAAAGCACACTGTTATCCATTGTGGCAGGGTTAGAATTTCCTACCGGTGGGGAAATTCTCCTCGGCGGGCAACGGATCACAGGACCCGGCATAGACCGGGGGATGGTTTTCCAGAAGGATTGCCTGTTTCCGTGGTTATCGGTTTCTGACAACGTTCGTTTTGGGTTGAACCTTCGGGCTAACCGGAACAGCTTATCTTTCTGTCGCATGCAAAGCCTGTTGGATCGTTGCGATTATTTGTTGGAGGTAGTCGGGTTGTCCCGATTTAAAGATGCTTATCCCAAAGAGCTATCGGGTGGAATGCGGCAGCGGGCAGCCCTTGCCCGGGCCCTGGCCAATCAACCTAAGGTACTTCTCATGGATGAACCTTTTGGAGCCCTCGACGCCCAGACCCGAGAGGAGATGCAGGAGCTCTTACTAAAGGTCTGTGAACGACAGGGGACTACGGTCCTCTTCGTCACCCATGATGTTGAAGAAGCGGTATTTCTGGCCGATCGGGTTTTGGTCATGCAGGCCCATCCGGGCAAGATCGTCGGGGAGATTCCCGTTCCCCTCCCCAGACCACGGAATCTGGAAATGACGTTGGAAGCTTCCTTTCATGCCATCCGGGGAGAAGTCCTCAGGCTCCTTTATCATCGCACCCGTAGAGTGTTATCGGAGGAGTTACTCTATAAAATTGCTTAATGTTACTTCTTCGGTGCCTTCTATAAGACGAACCTGGAAAATTTGCTGGAAGAACGGAGGATCACTCACCTGATTTTTACCGGGGTAACTACGGAAGTCTGTGTTCACTCCACGCTACGCGAGGCAGTGGATCGTAGATTTTATTGTCTTCTTTTGGAAGATTGTTGGGTAGCCTATGACATGGCGTTACACCAGGCTGCAGCACATCTGATAGAAAGCGAAGGGGGAATCTTTGGATGGGTCAGTACGGCCAGAGAATTCCTTAAAGCCATAACTTTGTTAGAAAAATAAGATTTTTGCATTTTCATTATCTCAGGAGGAGGACAAGCATGAAAAATAACCGTTCCAATGAGAAGTCCCATTCAACCGGATTTCAGGGAAAGAAGGCCGCAGAGAAGGAAAAACAACTCTCAACAAGGCGATATCAGGAATGGATTGATCAGGCTCTTGCCTTTGGACTTCCAGCAGCAGAGAGTGTTCAGGATAGAACCATATCCTGCTTTGCCAGAAGAGATCTTCCTCCCTTTGCAGGGATTAATACCTTTCTTAAGGCCCCCTATCTGGAGGATGTCCGAAAAGTTTCAGGTCATGATGTCGGGATTATCGGGGTCCCTCTAGATACGGGAACGACCTACCGAAGTGGAACCCGGTTTGGCCCTCAAGCCATCCGTCGCATCTCGGCACTCTATCTCACATACAGTTTTGAACTTGGCGTAGACCTTCGAGAACAACTCGACCTGGTGGATTTAGGTGACGTTTTTGTTATCCCCGGAAACCTGGAAAAAAGCTTTGATCAAATCACCAAGGCAGTTTCCTTTGTCTCCGGAAATGGGGTTTTCCCGGTTGTATTGGGAGGAGATCATTCCATCGGATTTGCTACAGTTCGAGGGATTGCCCAGCATGTGGAGGGTAATGTAGGAATCATCCATTTTGACCGTCATATCGACACGGAAGAAAAGGACATGGATGAACGGATGCACACCTGTCCCTGGTTCCACGCTACCCAGCTCCCCAATGTCAAACCCCAAAATCTGGTCCAGATCGGAATCGGAGGCTGGCAGGTGAGGCGGGGAGGAATCCAGGTGGCCCGAGAGCGGGGTACTACCATCCTTACAGTCCAGGATGTAGAAGAGCTTGGGATTGAAAGGGCAGCCGAGATCGCCCTGGAGATAGCCTGGAAAGGCGCTAAGGCGGTTTATCTGAGCTTCGATATCGACTCCATTGATCCGGCCTATGCTCCAGGAACCGGCTGGCCGGAGCCGGGCGGATTTACTCCCCGGGAAGCCTCAAAACTCTTAACCCTCATTGCCCAAGAGGGACTATGCGGTATGGAAGTCGTGGAGGTCTCTCCTCCTTATGATGTCTCCGATTTGACAGCCCTAATGGCCCTTCGGGTCATCTGTGATACCCTGGGAACCCTGGTTGATAAAGGTTATCTCCCCAAAAGACGTGGAAGCTGAAAAGAAAAACGGGAGGAAGAAGAGAACGCATCGCTTTTTTTGAATCATCTCTCGGGCTTGCCTTCAAGTTTTTCCCAGGGTGGTCTCAGGGCTATCTCTGTCCAGACCTCCCTGGAAAACTCGACTTTGGCGGATGTCGGCGGCATCAATTCGCATCAGCTCTTCCTTTGAAATACAACCCCCTTGCTGGATAATGCGGTTTGCATGGCGCAGCTTGATCCGGTCAATGGCATTGCGCACACTGCGGGCATTGGCAAAGTGCGGCTGTTGAATACGTAATTGTAAATATTCGGCAAAGGCTTGTCGGGATTCCTCATCAAAGGTATACATCTGCTGGCGCAGCATCAACTCTGCAATGGCCATTAATTCCTCCAAAGAGTAATCAGGGAAGTCTATATGATGGGCAATACGTGAGTGAAAGCCTGGATTAGACTGGAAAAACGTGGCCATTCGCTCCTTGTAACCTGCCAGAATAACCACTAACTCATTGCGTTGATTCTCCATGACCTGCAACAGCATTTCGATGGCCTCTTGACCGTAGTCCCGCTCATTTTCGGGACGATATAAGTAATACGCTTCATCGATGAACAATACACCCCCCATGGCCCTCTTGAGCACTTCCTTGGTCTTAGGGGCTGTATGACCCACATATTGCCCTACCAAATCATCTCGAGTAGCTACGACCAGATGGCCCCTGGGTACGTAACCCAGATGGTGTAAAATCTTCGCCATTCGAAGGGCCACCGTGGTTTTGCCGGTGCCCGGACGTCCGGTGAAGGACATGTGTAGAGTGGGACGTTCTGTGGACAGGCCTTGCTGTTCCCGTAATCGGGCTACCAAGAGCAAAGCCGCAATCTCCCGAATACGGGTCTTAACCGGCTTTAACCCAATCAACTCCCGATCCAGATCATCGAGGATTTGTTGAATAGAAGACTTCTGATAAGCAGCATCGATATCCACCCAGCTTATTTCCGCTCCCTTAGGCTGGTCTTGCCTGGAAGTTACTGTTAAAGGGGTTTGTTCCATAAATTTGAAAGATACAAAACTATAGAGGCCCAGAACCCAGGCGGGATTTAAAGAAACAATTTTTGGCTTAAGAATCCGGTGATTTCTGCGTCTCTATCCTTAACCTTCTCTCTATCCATTCGCCATGAAAAAGGCGTATATATTTTGACTCATTGGCTATAAAAACATGGCAAAAGTTCATAGAAGTGACCTTTTATTTTACCCCTGTCTCCCCATACGGGCCAGATTAAGGGGCCCCCTAGCTGGTCCTTCCCCTGGGAAACAGGGGAGGGAACTTCGCTTCCAAGTTCCTTCCCCTGCAAAGCGGGGGAAGGTTGGTAGTATCCTGTTACCTTAATTTTGGCCTCATAGTACTGCTTTCACTCCCCGACTCCCCTCTCCCGCAGCGTGGGAGAGGGGCCGGGGGTGAGGGCCACTTAAACATTAAGCAAAATTAAAGTAACAAAGTAGTAGGTTAAACGTCTCATTTGACATTAAGGGGGCCCTCTCAGGTCTCTCACTCTTATCCTGGCGCGTAGACTCCGTCCCCCTCCTTTCTGGAGCAGGTTTTTTCTTACCTAACCCCTTACTCCTCTACGCGGGACGGGGTGGGAGGTGGCGAAAGGAGCAGGCATTACAAATACCGCTGACCTGCAGGTTTGTCCGTAGCATATGCCCGAAGGGTATATTTAATCTGACGATCGGCATATTCCATCCGTTCCACGTGGAAACCCGGTTCCTTTTCAGGTCGGTTAACGAGGAAACTTAAAGCAATCGTCTGCCGTCCCAGGGTGCGATCGTAGCCGTTTACGCGGATGTAATAGTTTGGGAAAGCGTTACGGCACGCCTTGATTTCCTCCATAACCCCTGCAGCATCCTTCAAATCAAACATGGGCAATCCCCACATCTCCCAATAAATGTTACGAGGATGCGGATCGTCGGTATATTCTATGGAAACAGGCCAGTCATGATCCAGACAGTACTGGACCTGGGCCCTGATTTCTTCATCGGTTAAATCGGGTAGATAAGAAAAAGTCCCCTGGGTTAAACGCATAATTTACCTCCTTATATCAATTCCCGACGAAAATTAGCCATTAACTCTCCCCCTTCACCCTTCGACTTTCTTCAAAGTGGAACAGAGAAAGGTCATTCAGGGCATGGTATACTTCAATGGCTATCCATCCATCAGGATAAATAGGTTCTTTTCACTAAACGGTAAAAGTGGGAAGGACGTCCGGGGTATCCGTCGAGTCAAAGTTAAAGGTGACATCCTTCCAGATCTCCAGGGCCTTGCGCAAGGCCGGGGACCAGCGAGCGGCCTTGGCCAGTATTTCCGGTCCTTCCCGAAGGTAATCCCGTCCCTCATTCCGGGCCTGGATCATTGCCTCCAGGGCGACGCGATTGGCCGTAGCTCCCTGGGCAATACCATCGGGATGACCGATGGTTCCTCCTCCAAATTGTAAGACCACATCTTCCCCCAGATAGTGTAAGAGTTGATGCATCTGACCGGCATGGATACCACCGGAGGCTACCGGCATTACACCGGGCAGGGAAGCCCAATCCTGCTCAAAATACAGTCCGCGTAAAGGATTGGCTTCTAATTTGTTCCCACGTAAGGTATCGTAATAACCCTGCACAGCGTGGGGATCTCCTTCCAGCTTGCCCACCACAGTCCCCGCATGGAGGTGATCTACTCCTGCCAGGCGCATCCATTTGGCAATTACACGAAAGCTGACCCCATGGGTTTTCTGGCGGGTATAGGTGCTATGGCCGGCACGGTGCAAGTGTAAAAGTATCCCATTTTTACGTGCCCATCGGGACATGGACTGGATAGCTGTATAGCCAACAACCAGGTCAATCATAATGATGATACTGCCTAATTCTTTAGCAAACTCGGCCCGTTCATACATGTCTTCCATGGTTCCGGCCGTGACATTAAGGTAGTGTCCTTTAATCTCCCCGGTGGCTGCTGAAGCACGATTTACTGCCTCCATACAAAACAGAAAACGATCCCTCCAGCGCATGAAGGGCTGACTGTTGATGTTTTCATCATCCTTGGTGAAATCCAATCCCCCCCGTAGTGCCTCATACACCACACGGCCATAGTTGCGAGCCGAGAGTCCTAGCTTGGGCTTTACCGTCGCACCCAATAATGGACGGCCATATTTATTTAAATATTCCCGCTCCATCACAATACCATGAGGTGGACCCTGGAAGGTCTTGGTATAATGGGGGGGAATACGCATATCTTCCAGGCGTAGCGATTTGAGGGCTTTAAAACCAAATACGTTGCCGATGATGGAGGCAGCCAGGTTGGCAATGGAACCCTCTTCGAATAAATCCAGATCGTAAGCAATATAGGCAATATACTGAGGGGTACCGGGTACAGGATCAACCCGATAGCATTTCGCCTGATAATGCTCGTAGGTGGTCAGGCGATCGGTCCAGACCACCGTCCAGGTAGCAGTTGAGGACTCACCGGCAACTGACGCCGCCGCTTCAATGGGGTCAACACCGTCTTGTGGGACCACGCGAAAAGCACATAAAATATCGGTATCTTTAGGTATATAATGGGGATCATAGTAACCCATCTCTGCATAGGGTGTAACCCCGGCGGACCATCGATCTTTTTCCTTCACATCATCCTTTGTCAAAATCATGGGAATCCTCCTTAGATTACCAACAGGGAGGCACGGTGAATTTTTCCGGTTTCCGTGTCCCGAAATTTTTCTGTCGGAGTGCCTGGGGGGTCGAGGGGTTCATGTTTTTACCCCCTTTTTCCTCCCCTTTCCCCATACGCGCCAGGATAAAGCTTAACCGAACCTCCTGTGGGAAGCTGGCTTGGAGATCTACCGATTCCCTTCTCCCATAGCGTGGGAGAGGAATCAGGGACGAGGGAAAGAAGAATCTGTTATCCGTATAAGAGTAAAAGCTATCCACAGGCCGCCCCGTCGCGGCTAACCTTCTTACCCTGGTACCTATGCTCCCTCTCCCCCCCCCTCCTTTCAAGGGTATCTTTTCCTGACCTAACCCCCTTCCCGTGTCGGGAAGGGGGAAACTTGGGATAGCTTATGTCCCAACTCTCCCCTTCCTTTGCAGAGAAGGGAAATCGGAAGGATTAGATCCAAAAAATACCCTTGAAAGCCTTCCCCTCTCCTGAAGCCTCAGGAGAGGAGGAAGAGGGTGAGGTACGGTCAAGATGTCTGCACTCCAGA encodes:
- the speB gene encoding agmatinase, with the translated sequence MKNNRSNEKSHSTGFQGKKAAEKEKQLSTRRYQEWIDQALAFGLPAAESVQDRTISCFARRDLPPFAGINTFLKAPYLEDVRKVSGHDVGIIGVPLDTGTTYRSGTRFGPQAIRRISALYLTYSFELGVDLREQLDLVDLGDVFVIPGNLEKSFDQITKAVSFVSGNGVFPVVLGGDHSIGFATVRGIAQHVEGNVGIIHFDRHIDTEEKDMDERMHTCPWFHATQLPNVKPQNLVQIGIGGWQVRRGGIQVARERGTTILTVQDVEELGIERAAEIALEIAWKGAKAVYLSFDIDSIDPAYAPGTGWPEPGGFTPREASKLLTLIAQEGLCGMEVVEVSPPYDVSDLTALMALRVICDTLGTLVDKGYLPKRRGS
- a CDS encoding form I ribulose bisphosphate carboxylase large subunit — its product is MILTKDDVKEKDRWSAGVTPYAEMGYYDPHYIPKDTDILCAFRVVPQDGVDPIEAAASVAGESSTATWTVVWTDRLTTYEHYQAKCYRVDPVPGTPQYIAYIAYDLDLFEEGSIANLAASIIGNVFGFKALKSLRLEDMRIPPHYTKTFQGPPHGIVMEREYLNKYGRPLLGATVKPKLGLSARNYGRVVYEALRGGLDFTKDDENINSQPFMRWRDRFLFCMEAVNRASAATGEIKGHYLNVTAGTMEDMYERAEFAKELGSIIIMIDLVVGYTAIQSMSRWARKNGILLHLHRAGHSTYTRQKTHGVSFRVIAKWMRLAGVDHLHAGTVVGKLEGDPHAVQGYYDTLRGNKLEANPLRGLYFEQDWASLPGVMPVASGGIHAGQMHQLLHYLGEDVVLQFGGGTIGHPDGIAQGATANRVALEAMIQARNEGRDYLREGPEILAKAARWSPALRKALEIWKDVTFNFDSTDTPDVLPTFTV
- a CDS encoding ribulose bisphosphate carboxylase small subunit — translated: MRLTQGTFSYLPDLTDEEIRAQVQYCLDHDWPVSIEYTDDPHPRNIYWEMWGLPMFDLKDAAGVMEEIKACRNAFPNYYIRVNGYDRTLGRQTIALSFLVNRPEKEPGFHVERMEYADRQIKYTLRAYATDKPAGQRYL
- the cbbX gene encoding CbbX protein, with product MEQTPLTVTSRQDQPKGAEISWVDIDAAYQKSSIQQILDDLDRELIGLKPVKTRIREIAALLLVARLREQQGLSTERPTLHMSFTGRPGTGKTTVALRMAKILHHLGYVPRGHLVVATRDDLVGQYVGHTAPKTKEVLKRAMGGVLFIDEAYYLYRPENERDYGQEAIEMLLQVMENQRNELVVILAGYKERMATFFQSNPGFHSRIAHHIDFPDYSLEELMAIAELMLRQQMYTFDEESRQAFAEYLQLRIQQPHFANARSVRNAIDRIKLRHANRIIQQGGCISKEELMRIDAADIRQSRVFQGGLDRDSPETTLGKT